A window of Citrus sinensis cultivar Valencia sweet orange chromosome 7, DVS_A1.0, whole genome shotgun sequence contains these coding sequences:
- the LOC102627584 gene encoding disease resistance protein At4g27190-like isoform X1 has translation MAEVGLAAFSSIVSEGSKTLFKPIIRQVSYLFKYQSYIDELKNQVRQLGYKREMVQQPVNQASLQGDEIYEGVTNWLNSVDEFSEGVAKSIIDDEDRAKKSCFKGLCPNLISRYKLSKQAATAAEAAANLVGEGNFSNVSFRPTPRSTGHIQAKDCEAFDSRMKVFQDVVEAAKDDKLNIIGVYGMGGVGKTTLVKQVAKQVMEDKSFDKVVMAEVTQTPDQQKIQDKLAFDLGMEFGLNESTFQKAYRLCERLKKEKKVLIILDNIWTKLELDAVGIPYGDVEKERKDDESGCTIILTSRNRDLLEKDMKSQKNFLIEVLSKDEALQLFECIVGDSAKTSAIQPIADEIVERCEGLPVALSTIANALKSKSLDFWKDALYRLRSSNAREIHGMRANVFTSIELSYNLLEIEEAKSLFLLCGLYSEGHAIQVPSLLRYGMGLCLFENVYKLEEARSRVHTLIDILKASCLLSDGDAEDEVKMHDIIHVVAVSIATEKLMFNIPNVADLEKKMEEIIQEDPIAISLPHRDIEVLPERLQCPRLDLFLLFTKGDGSFPISMQMSDLFFEGTEGLKVLDFTGIHFSSLPSSLGRLTSLQTLCLHWCELEDIAIVGQLKKLEILSFRDSDIKELPLEIGLLTRLSLLDLSDCWSLEVIAPNVISKLSRLEELYMGGSFSQWDKVEGGSNARLDELKELSKLTTLEIHVRDAEILPQDLVLMELERYRICIGKKWDSWSVKSETSRFMKLHWLEKVSILLRMKLLLKRTEDLYLSKLKGVQNVVHELDDGEGFPRLNRLQVKDCYEILQIVGSVGRDNIRCKVFPLLESLSLTNLINLETICDSPLTEDHSFINLRIIKVKACEKLKHLFSFSMAKNLLRLQKAEVDYCENLEMIVGPKNPTTTLGFKEIIAEDDPIQKAIFPRLEELELKRLANIDKLWPDQLQGLSYCQNLTKLTVWKCDHLKYVFSHSMVNNLVQIQHLEIRCCESMERIVDNTGLGRDEGKLIELKVFPKLYALQLTGLPQLTSFANMGHFHSHSVVEFPSLLKLEIIDCHIMLRFISTISSEDNAHTEMQPQPFFDEKVFFL, from the exons ATGGCAGAAGTGGGTTTGGCTGCTTTTTCCAGCATTGTATCTGAAGGTTCAAAGACACTGTTCAAACCGATTATACGGCAGGTAtcttatttgttcaagtacCAGAGCTACATAGACGAGCTAAAAAATCAAGTGAGGCAGCTGGGatataaaagagaaatggTGCAACAACCGGTGAATCAAGCTAGTCTGCAAGGGGATGAGATTTATGAGGGTGTCACAAACTGGCTAAATAGCGTTGATGAATTCAGTGAAGGGGTTGCAAAGTCCAtcattgatgatgaagatagaGCTAAGAAGTCCTGCTTCAAAGGATTGTGCCCAAATTTGATTTCTCGTTACAAACTCAGTAAACAAGCTGCAACAGCCGCAGAAGCTGCTGCTAATCTCGTGGGAGAAGGCAACTTCTCTAATGTTTCCTTCCGTCCTACTCCAAGGAGTACGGGACATATTCAAGCGAAAGATTGCGAGGCCTTTGATTCAAGAATGAAAGTATTTCAAGATGTTGTGGAGGCGGCGAAGGATGATAAGCTCAACATAATAGGGGTGTACGGGATGGGCGGCGTAGGTAAAACCACGCTAGTCAAGCAAGTTGCAAAGCAAGTGATGGAAGATAAGTCTTTCGATAAGGTCGTTATGGCTGAGGTAACACAGACCCCAGATCAACAGAAAATTCAGGATAAACTTGCTTTTGACTTAGGCATGGAATTTGGCTTGAATGAGAGTACATTCCAGAAAGCTTATCGACTTTGCGAAAGattgaagaaagagaagaaggtCCTCATAATATTGGACAATATTTGGACAAAACTTGAGTTGGATGCGGTTGGAATTCCATATGGGGATGTTGAGAAAGAAAGGAAGGATGATGAAAGCGGATGCACAATAATATTGACATCTAGAAATCGGGATTTGCTGGAGAAAGATATGAAATCTCAGAAGAATTTCTTAATTGAAGTTTTATCAAAGGACGAAGCGTTGCAGTTGTTTGAGTGTATAGTGGGTGATTCAGCAAAAACATCCGCTATTCAGCCTATAGCAGATGAGATTGTTGAAAGATGCGAAGGATTGCCAGTTGCATTGAGTACAATTGCAAATGCACTGAAAAGTAAGAGCCTTGACTTTTGGAAGGATGCATTGTATCGGCTAAGAAGTTCCAATGCAAGAGAAATTCATGGAATGCGTGCAAACGTGTTCACCTCCATAGAATTGAGTTACAACTTGTTGGAAATTGAGGAAGCAAAATCGCTGTTCCTTCTTTGTGGTCTATATAGTGAAGGTCATGCTATACAAGTTCCTTCCTTATTGAGATATGGTATGGGTTTGTGCTTGTTTGAAAACGTTTACAAATTGGAAGAAGCAAGGAGTAGAGTGCATACGTTGATCGACATTCTCAAAGCTTCATGCTTATTGTCGGACGGTGATGCTGAAGATGAAGTGAAAATGCATGACATCATTCATGTTGTTGCTGTATCAATTGCCACAGAGAAGCTTATGTTTAATATTCCAAACGTTGCTGACttggagaaaaagatggaAGAGATAATACAGGAAGATCCAATTGCTATTTCTTTACCTCATAGAGATATTGAAGTGCTTCCTGAAAGGTTGCAATGTCCCCGTCTCgacttatttttgttgtttacaAAGGGTGATGGCTCCTTCCCTATCTCAATGCAAATGTCAGACCTCTTTTTTGAAGGGACGGAAGGACTCAAAGTTTTAGATTTTACCGGAATTCATTTCTCTTCATTACCTTCATCACTTGGTCGCCTCACTAGCCTTCAAACATTGTGTTTACACTGGTGCGAACTAGAAGATATAGCAATAGTTGGACAGCTAAAGAAATTAGAGATTCTTAGCTTTCGCGATTCCGATATTAAGGAGTTGCCACTTGAAATTGGACTACTGACACGCTTAAGTTTGCTAGATTTGAGCGATTGTTGGAGCCTTGAGGTGATAGCGCCGAATgtcatatcaaaattatctcGATTAGAAGAACTTTATATGGGTGGTAGCTTTTCACAGTGGGATAAGGTTGAAGGAGGAAGTAATGCCCGTCTTGATGAGTTGAAGGAGTTGTCAAAGCTAACTACTTTGGAGATACATGTTCGGGATGCGGAAATTCTGCCGCAGGATTTGGTCTTAATGGAATTGGAGAGATATAGGATATGTATAGGAAAGAAGTGGGATAGCTGGTCTGTTAAATCTGAAACATCAAGATTCATGAAGCTCCACTGGTTAGAAAAAGTTAGCATTCTTTTGCGGATGAAACTGTTGCTGAAGAGAACTGAAGATCTCTATCTAAGCAAACTGAAGGGTGTTCAGAATGTTGTTCATGAATTAGATGATGGGGAAGGTTTTCCGAGATTGAATCGTCTTCAAGTAAAAGATTGTTATGAGATTTTACAGATTGTCGGTTCAGTTGGACGGGACAACATCCGTTGCAAAGTCTTTCCCTTGCTGGAGTCATTGTCTCTTACTAATTTGATCAATTTGGAGACTATATGTGACAGCCCACTCACAGAAGATCACTCCTTCATCAACTTAAggattataaaagtaaaagcCTGTGAAAAATTGAAGCATCTCTTCTCATTCTCCATGGCCAAAAACCTGTTGCGGCTTCAAAAAGCGGAAGTGGATTATTGCGAGAATCTGGAAATGATTGTCG gTCCTAAGAATCCGACAACTACTTTGGGATTCAAAGAAATCATTGCAGAGGATGATCCAATTCAAAAG GCTATTTTTCCACGCTTGGAGGAGTTGGAACTTAAGAGACTAGCAAACATTGACAAATTATGGCCCGATCAGCTTCAGGGATTGTCttattgtcaaaatttaacaaaattgacCGTGTGGAAATGTGATCATCTGAAGTATGTGTTTTCACATTCTATGGTTAACAATCTTGTGCAAATCCAACATCTTGAGATTCGTTGTTGCGAGTCAATGGAAAGGATAGTTGACAACACGGGGTTAGGAAGAGATGAAGGAAAGTTGATTGAACTAAAGGTTTTTCCTAAACTATACGCCCTGCAACTCACAGGGCTTCCACAACTAACAAGCTTTGCCAATATGGGACATTTTCATTCACATTCGGTTGTTGAATTCCCCTCTTtgctaaaacttgagattatTGATTGCCATATTATGTTAAGATTTATCTCCACGATCTCATCGGAAGACAATGCTCACACTGAAATGCAACCCCAACCTTTCTTTGatgaaaaggttttttttctttaa
- the LOC107176339 gene encoding uncharacterized protein LOC107176339 — protein sequence MSSAFPANLLQCLNNLEVLEVRNCDSLEEVLHLEELNVDEEHFGPLFPTLLDLKLIDLPRLKRFCNFTENIIGLPELSNLTIENCPNIETFISNSTSILHMTANNKGHQEITSEENFPLAHIQPLFDGKVAFPRLNALKLSRLPKVLHLWSENLESNKVFTKLQTPEISECSKLQKLLLSSWHLENLWDLEVSSCHELINLLTL from the exons ATGTCGAGTGCTTTTCCAGCCAATCTGCTACAGTGCTTGAACAATTTGGAAGTTCTGGAAGTGAGGAATTGTGATTCATTAGAAGAGGTGCTTCATTTGGAAGAGCTAAATGTTGATGAAGAACATTTTGGCCCACTATTTCCTACACTTTTGGATCTAAAACTCATAGATCTCCCAAGACTCAAAAGATTCTGCAACTTCACTGAGAATATAATTGGACTGCCAGAGTTATCAAATCTGACTATTGAGAATTGCCCTAATATAGAAACATTTATCTCTAATTCTACATCTATACTGCACATGACAGCAAATAATAAGGGACATCAAGAGATAACATCAGAGGAGAACTTCCCACTAGCCCATATACAACCTCTCTTTGATGGAAAG GTTGCATTCCCCCGTTTGAATGCATTAAAGCTGTCTAGATTACCCAAAGTGTTGCATCTCTGGAGTGAAAATTTGGAATCCAACAAAGTTTTCACAAAATTACAAACTCCAGAAATATCAGAATGTAGTAAGTTGCAAAAATTATTACTGTCTTCGTGGCATTTAGAAAATCTATGGGATTTGGAAGTATCAAGTTGTCATGAGTTGATAAATTTGTTGACGCTCTGA
- the LOC102627584 gene encoding disease resistance protein At4g27190-like isoform X2 has product MVQQPVNQASLQGDEIYEGVTNWLNSVDEFSEGVAKSIIDDEDRAKKSCFKGLCPNLISRYKLSKQAATAAEAAANLVGEGNFSNVSFRPTPRSTGHIQAKDCEAFDSRMKVFQDVVEAAKDDKLNIIGVYGMGGVGKTTLVKQVAKQVMEDKSFDKVVMAEVTQTPDQQKIQDKLAFDLGMEFGLNESTFQKAYRLCERLKKEKKVLIILDNIWTKLELDAVGIPYGDVEKERKDDESGCTIILTSRNRDLLEKDMKSQKNFLIEVLSKDEALQLFECIVGDSAKTSAIQPIADEIVERCEGLPVALSTIANALKSKSLDFWKDALYRLRSSNAREIHGMRANVFTSIELSYNLLEIEEAKSLFLLCGLYSEGHAIQVPSLLRYGMGLCLFENVYKLEEARSRVHTLIDILKASCLLSDGDAEDEVKMHDIIHVVAVSIATEKLMFNIPNVADLEKKMEEIIQEDPIAISLPHRDIEVLPERLQCPRLDLFLLFTKGDGSFPISMQMSDLFFEGTEGLKVLDFTGIHFSSLPSSLGRLTSLQTLCLHWCELEDIAIVGQLKKLEILSFRDSDIKELPLEIGLLTRLSLLDLSDCWSLEVIAPNVISKLSRLEELYMGGSFSQWDKVEGGSNARLDELKELSKLTTLEIHVRDAEILPQDLVLMELERYRICIGKKWDSWSVKSETSRFMKLHWLEKVSILLRMKLLLKRTEDLYLSKLKGVQNVVHELDDGEGFPRLNRLQVKDCYEILQIVGSVGRDNIRCKVFPLLESLSLTNLINLETICDSPLTEDHSFINLRIIKVKACEKLKHLFSFSMAKNLLRLQKAEVDYCENLEMIVGPKNPTTTLGFKEIIAEDDPIQKAIFPRLEELELKRLANIDKLWPDQLQGLSYCQNLTKLTVWKCDHLKYVFSHSMVNNLVQIQHLEIRCCESMERIVDNTGLGRDEGKLIELKVFPKLYALQLTGLPQLTSFANMGHFHSHSVVEFPSLLKLEIIDCHIMLRFISTISSEDNAHTEMQPQPFFDEKVFFL; this is encoded by the exons atggTGCAACAACCGGTGAATCAAGCTAGTCTGCAAGGGGATGAGATTTATGAGGGTGTCACAAACTGGCTAAATAGCGTTGATGAATTCAGTGAAGGGGTTGCAAAGTCCAtcattgatgatgaagatagaGCTAAGAAGTCCTGCTTCAAAGGATTGTGCCCAAATTTGATTTCTCGTTACAAACTCAGTAAACAAGCTGCAACAGCCGCAGAAGCTGCTGCTAATCTCGTGGGAGAAGGCAACTTCTCTAATGTTTCCTTCCGTCCTACTCCAAGGAGTACGGGACATATTCAAGCGAAAGATTGCGAGGCCTTTGATTCAAGAATGAAAGTATTTCAAGATGTTGTGGAGGCGGCGAAGGATGATAAGCTCAACATAATAGGGGTGTACGGGATGGGCGGCGTAGGTAAAACCACGCTAGTCAAGCAAGTTGCAAAGCAAGTGATGGAAGATAAGTCTTTCGATAAGGTCGTTATGGCTGAGGTAACACAGACCCCAGATCAACAGAAAATTCAGGATAAACTTGCTTTTGACTTAGGCATGGAATTTGGCTTGAATGAGAGTACATTCCAGAAAGCTTATCGACTTTGCGAAAGattgaagaaagagaagaaggtCCTCATAATATTGGACAATATTTGGACAAAACTTGAGTTGGATGCGGTTGGAATTCCATATGGGGATGTTGAGAAAGAAAGGAAGGATGATGAAAGCGGATGCACAATAATATTGACATCTAGAAATCGGGATTTGCTGGAGAAAGATATGAAATCTCAGAAGAATTTCTTAATTGAAGTTTTATCAAAGGACGAAGCGTTGCAGTTGTTTGAGTGTATAGTGGGTGATTCAGCAAAAACATCCGCTATTCAGCCTATAGCAGATGAGATTGTTGAAAGATGCGAAGGATTGCCAGTTGCATTGAGTACAATTGCAAATGCACTGAAAAGTAAGAGCCTTGACTTTTGGAAGGATGCATTGTATCGGCTAAGAAGTTCCAATGCAAGAGAAATTCATGGAATGCGTGCAAACGTGTTCACCTCCATAGAATTGAGTTACAACTTGTTGGAAATTGAGGAAGCAAAATCGCTGTTCCTTCTTTGTGGTCTATATAGTGAAGGTCATGCTATACAAGTTCCTTCCTTATTGAGATATGGTATGGGTTTGTGCTTGTTTGAAAACGTTTACAAATTGGAAGAAGCAAGGAGTAGAGTGCATACGTTGATCGACATTCTCAAAGCTTCATGCTTATTGTCGGACGGTGATGCTGAAGATGAAGTGAAAATGCATGACATCATTCATGTTGTTGCTGTATCAATTGCCACAGAGAAGCTTATGTTTAATATTCCAAACGTTGCTGACttggagaaaaagatggaAGAGATAATACAGGAAGATCCAATTGCTATTTCTTTACCTCATAGAGATATTGAAGTGCTTCCTGAAAGGTTGCAATGTCCCCGTCTCgacttatttttgttgtttacaAAGGGTGATGGCTCCTTCCCTATCTCAATGCAAATGTCAGACCTCTTTTTTGAAGGGACGGAAGGACTCAAAGTTTTAGATTTTACCGGAATTCATTTCTCTTCATTACCTTCATCACTTGGTCGCCTCACTAGCCTTCAAACATTGTGTTTACACTGGTGCGAACTAGAAGATATAGCAATAGTTGGACAGCTAAAGAAATTAGAGATTCTTAGCTTTCGCGATTCCGATATTAAGGAGTTGCCACTTGAAATTGGACTACTGACACGCTTAAGTTTGCTAGATTTGAGCGATTGTTGGAGCCTTGAGGTGATAGCGCCGAATgtcatatcaaaattatctcGATTAGAAGAACTTTATATGGGTGGTAGCTTTTCACAGTGGGATAAGGTTGAAGGAGGAAGTAATGCCCGTCTTGATGAGTTGAAGGAGTTGTCAAAGCTAACTACTTTGGAGATACATGTTCGGGATGCGGAAATTCTGCCGCAGGATTTGGTCTTAATGGAATTGGAGAGATATAGGATATGTATAGGAAAGAAGTGGGATAGCTGGTCTGTTAAATCTGAAACATCAAGATTCATGAAGCTCCACTGGTTAGAAAAAGTTAGCATTCTTTTGCGGATGAAACTGTTGCTGAAGAGAACTGAAGATCTCTATCTAAGCAAACTGAAGGGTGTTCAGAATGTTGTTCATGAATTAGATGATGGGGAAGGTTTTCCGAGATTGAATCGTCTTCAAGTAAAAGATTGTTATGAGATTTTACAGATTGTCGGTTCAGTTGGACGGGACAACATCCGTTGCAAAGTCTTTCCCTTGCTGGAGTCATTGTCTCTTACTAATTTGATCAATTTGGAGACTATATGTGACAGCCCACTCACAGAAGATCACTCCTTCATCAACTTAAggattataaaagtaaaagcCTGTGAAAAATTGAAGCATCTCTTCTCATTCTCCATGGCCAAAAACCTGTTGCGGCTTCAAAAAGCGGAAGTGGATTATTGCGAGAATCTGGAAATGATTGTCG gTCCTAAGAATCCGACAACTACTTTGGGATTCAAAGAAATCATTGCAGAGGATGATCCAATTCAAAAG GCTATTTTTCCACGCTTGGAGGAGTTGGAACTTAAGAGACTAGCAAACATTGACAAATTATGGCCCGATCAGCTTCAGGGATTGTCttattgtcaaaatttaacaaaattgacCGTGTGGAAATGTGATCATCTGAAGTATGTGTTTTCACATTCTATGGTTAACAATCTTGTGCAAATCCAACATCTTGAGATTCGTTGTTGCGAGTCAATGGAAAGGATAGTTGACAACACGGGGTTAGGAAGAGATGAAGGAAAGTTGATTGAACTAAAGGTTTTTCCTAAACTATACGCCCTGCAACTCACAGGGCTTCCACAACTAACAAGCTTTGCCAATATGGGACATTTTCATTCACATTCGGTTGTTGAATTCCCCTCTTtgctaaaacttgagattatTGATTGCCATATTATGTTAAGATTTATCTCCACGATCTCATCGGAAGACAATGCTCACACTGAAATGCAACCCCAACCTTTCTTTGatgaaaaggttttttttctttaa